A DNA window from Hevea brasiliensis isolate MT/VB/25A 57/8 chromosome 2, ASM3005281v1, whole genome shotgun sequence contains the following coding sequences:
- the LOC110673033 gene encoding uncharacterized protein LOC110673033, giving the protein MDSSNSNSPQANSTSGTSSNTREEEFSPLWRYVTKLEKTGEGGCNCKWICNFCGQEKQGTYTRVRAHLLKITGKGIGVCKKVRNDSISEMRKQEDEATNKITNSQSRRVSLPISITSVPSLNITEPSISAALKKRRVNDSPLGRAFDLQTRAQLDAEIARMFYTGGLPFNFARNPYYVSSYSFAANHVLGGYVPPGYNKLRTTLLQQEKANVERLLEPIKSTWLEKGVSIVSDGWSDLQRRPLINFMVVSESGPMFIKSVDCSGEVKDKQFIANLLKEVIDEVGHQKVVQVITDNASNCKGAGEIIEGMFPHIYWTPCVVHTLNLALKNICAKNLENNQETYDVCHWITEIHGDALQIKNFIMNHSMRLAIYNRFSPLKLLSVADTRFASIVVMLKRFKLIRRALEAMVMSDQWAQYREDDQGKARFVRDKVVDEDWWEKVDYIIAFTGPIYDMIRVCDTDKPCLNLVYELWDSMIEKVKQVIFDHEGKQADGFSPFYYVVHRILVDRWAKNNTPLHCLAHSLNPRFYSEKWLQEGEGRVPPHMDGEVSTERIKCFRRIFSNEDERIRANDEFANFSLKSGPFLIPILLEVCMFWILGNGGHVLVLMHLYFKEDLVFIHNNLRLLSRNSSQYYDEKTKLWDVGGDQFGSMEDVGVLEFADLSLDEPELESVLFDENATTCMEKENEKDSEVEEML; this is encoded by the exons ATGGATTCTTCAAACTCAAATTCTCCACAAGCAAATAGCACTAGTGGCACTTCTTCAAATACTAGGGAGGAAGAATTTAGTCCTCTATGGAGATATGTAACTAAATTAGAGAAAACTGGAGAAGGAGGGTGTAATTGTAAATGGATATGCAATTTTTGTGGACAAGAAAAGCAAGGGACTTATACTAGAGTGAGGGCTCATTTATTGAAAATCACTGGAAAGGGGATTGGTGTGTGTAAAAAAGTGAGGAATGATAGTATTTCTGAAATGAGGAAACAGGAGGATGAGGCAACAAACAAAATTACCAATTCACAATCTAGGCGAGTTTCTTTGCCTATTAGTATAACTTCTGTTCCTTCATTGAATATAACTGAACCAAGTATTTCAGCAGCtttgaagaaaagaagagttAATGATTCTCCTCTTGGTAGAGCTTTTGACTTGCAAACTAGAGCTCAATTAGATGCAGAGATTGCTAGAATGTTCTACACTGGGGGTCTACCTTTTAATTTTGCTAGAAATCCTTATTATGTGAGTTCTTATTCTTTTGCTGCTAATCATGTTTTGGGTGGTTATGTGCCGCCTGGTTATAACAAATTGAGAACCACATTACTTCAGCAAGAAAAAGCAAATGTAGAGAGGTTGCTTGAACCAATTAAAAGTACTTGGTTAGAAAAGGGTGTTAGTATTGTGAGTGATGGATGGAGTGATCTCCAGAGGAggcctttgattaattttatggtTGTTTCTGAGTCTGGCCCCATGTTTATCAAATCTGTAGATTGTTCTGGTGAAGTGAAAGATAAGCAATTTATTGCTAATTTGCTAAAAGAAGTAATTGATGAGGTGGGTCATCAAAAAGTGGTACAAGTCATTACTGATAATGCTTCAAATTGTAAAGGTGCTGGAGAAATCATTGAGGGAATGTTTCCACATATTTATTGGACTCCTTGTGTTGTGCACACTCTTAATCTTGCTTTGAAGAATATATGTgcaaaaaatttggaaaataaTCAAGAAACTTATGATGTGTGTCACTGGATTACTGAAATCCATGGGGATGCTTTGCAAATCAAGAATTTTATAATGAATCATTCCATGAGGCTTGCAATTTATAATCGGTTTAGCCCTTTGAAATTGCTTTCAGTTGCTGACACTCGTTTTGCTTCTATTGTTGTGATGCTTAAAAGATTTAAACTTATTAGGCGTGCTTTAGAAGCAATGGTTATGAGTGATCAATGGGCACAATACCGAGAAGATGACCAAGGCAAAGCTAGATTTGTTCGTGATAAAGTGGTAGATGAGGATTGGTGGGAAAAGGTTGATTACATCATTGCTTTTACTGGGCCCATTTATGACATGATCAGAGTTTGTGACACAGACAAACCATGCCTTAatttggtttatgagttgtgggaTTCTATGATTGAAAAGGTGAAGCAAGTTATTTTTGATCATGAAGGAAAGCAAGCAGATGGGTTTTCTCCTTTTTATTATGTGGTTCATCGAATTCTTGTTGATCGTTGGGCAAAGAACAACACTCCCCTtcattgtttagcccattcattaaatccaag atTTTATAGTGAAAAATGGCTTCAAGAGGGAGAAGGTAGAGTGCCTCCTCATATGGATGGAGAAGTATCAACTGAGAGAATTAAATGTTTCAGGAGGATTTTTTCTAATGAAGATGAGCGAATTAGAGCAAATgatgaatttgcaaatttttctttgaaaagtgGACCTTTCTTGATCCCGATTCTATTGGAAGTATGTATGTTCTGGATCCTAGGAAATGGTGGGCATGTTTTGGTTCTaatgcacctttacttcaaag AGGACTTGGTTTTTATCCATAATAATCTTCGTCTTCTGTCAAGAAATTCCTCCCAATATTATGATGAGAAGACAAAATTGTGGGATGTTGGTGGTGATCAATTTGGAAGTATGGAAGATGTGGGAGTTCTTGAATTTGCCGACCTTTCATTGGATGAACCAGAGTTAGAGTCTGTTTTGTTTGATGAAAATGCAACTACATGCATGGAGAAGGAGAATGAGAAAGACAGTGAAGTTGAggaaatgttataa